A single genomic interval of Flavobacteriales bacterium harbors:
- a CDS encoding IS110 family transposase: MKHWIGIDVSKATLDVALLDERGTLAAEIKVENTTRSVKALLRRWTKEFTLVKGEYLVCLEPTGYYGHALLEVLVELEIPTWLAHPNDIKQSIGMTRGKSDRVDALRIADYARRFQDKSRLFTADQLKMNKLKQLLSKRQNYVMRKTMHQRQIKDMNKLMDKDLRGPFTRFDKAQIKALDKVIKELEGMIEDTINAEPELSKRFELLRSVEGVGLILGSHLLALTDGFTRFTSPRQLACHAGCAPFENRSGTSIRGRTRVSHNANHTLKALLHVSVVGLIRFPGEFRAYYDRKVAEGKHKMLVFNAMRNKLIHRVCAVIRKGVPYEIRTPLANVIE; this comes from the coding sequence GCCTTGTTGGATGAACGCGGGACACTGGCCGCAGAGATCAAGGTGGAGAACACCACCAGGAGCGTGAAGGCGCTACTGCGCCGATGGACCAAGGAGTTCACACTGGTCAAAGGAGAATACCTGGTGTGCCTGGAGCCCACGGGCTACTACGGCCATGCGCTGCTGGAAGTGTTGGTGGAATTGGAGATCCCCACCTGGCTTGCTCATCCCAACGACATCAAGCAGAGCATTGGCATGACCCGGGGGAAGAGCGACCGGGTAGATGCGCTCAGGATCGCCGACTACGCCCGTCGCTTCCAGGACAAGTCACGGTTGTTCACGGCTGACCAGCTGAAGATGAACAAGCTCAAGCAGCTCTTGAGCAAGCGCCAGAACTACGTGATGCGCAAGACCATGCACCAGCGGCAGATCAAGGACATGAACAAGCTCATGGACAAAGACCTGCGCGGGCCGTTCACCCGGTTCGACAAGGCACAGATCAAAGCGCTGGACAAGGTGATCAAGGAACTGGAAGGCATGATCGAAGACACCATCAACGCGGAGCCCGAGTTGAGCAAGCGCTTCGAGCTGCTGAGGTCTGTGGAAGGCGTTGGGCTCATCCTGGGCTCACATCTGCTGGCCCTCACCGACGGCTTCACGCGGTTCACCTCACCGCGACAGCTAGCTTGCCATGCCGGATGCGCACCCTTCGAGAACAGGTCGGGCACCAGCATCAGAGGGCGCACCCGCGTATCGCACAATGCCAACCACACGCTCAAGGCCCTGCTGCATGTCTCGGTGGTCGGGCTCATCCGGTTCCCCGGTGAGTTCCGCGCTTACTATGACCGCAAAGTGGCTGAGGGCAAACACAAGATGCTCGTCTTCAACGCCATGCGCAACAAGCTCATCCACCGTGTCTGTGCAGTGATCCGGAAGGGAGTACCCTACGAGATACGAACACCCCTTGCAAACGTCATAGAATAA
- a CDS encoding helix-turn-helix transcriptional regulator, with the protein MGYQQSCVYFAPVSQSTVKRDYRALAQVVRQSREVAGLTQEELAEKLGKPQSFVSKVENGDRSLDVPELRAIAHATGLTLVEIVTQYEALLNARK; encoded by the coding sequence ATGGGATATCAACAATCGTGCGTCTACTTTGCCCCTGTGAGTCAATCAACTGTCAAACGCGATTACAGAGCCCTTGCCCAAGTAGTGCGACAGAGCCGCGAGGTGGCAGGGTTAACCCAAGAGGAGCTTGCCGAGAAACTTGGCAAACCTCAATCATTCGTGAGCAAGGTGGAGAACGGGGACAGAAGCTTGGACGTACCTGAGCTGCGCGCGATTGCCCACGCAACGGGTTTAACGCTTGTGGAAATAGTTACTCAGTACGAAGCTCTTCTCAATGCGCGCAAATGA
- a CDS encoding Dam family site-specific DNA-(adenine-N6)-methyltransferase — protein MQLMMGTEVGLYAPPRTQLLKWIGNKQKFAREIANYFPSDFERFVEPFLGSGAIMATVAPDHGVGSDAFAPLIQIWTALSEQPRQLVQWYANRYNLIEQVGKEEAYAQVLRSYNENPNGADLLFLSRTCYGGVVRFRKRDGFMSTPCGAHAPITPKAFRARVEEWGDRMRNVQFIHRDYREAFADAREGDFIYCDPPYSHSQTILYGAQTFRLAELLQCIEEARSRGARVALSIDGNKKSGSVMCALDIPEGLFAREIFVNCGRSMLRRFQLEGSTLETELVADRLLLTY, from the coding sequence ATGCAGTTGATGATGGGAACGGAGGTGGGGTTGTATGCGCCACCACGAACGCAGTTGTTGAAGTGGATTGGGAACAAGCAGAAGTTTGCGCGCGAGATCGCGAACTACTTCCCCAGTGACTTTGAACGGTTCGTTGAGCCATTCCTTGGGAGCGGCGCAATTATGGCTACTGTAGCGCCAGACCACGGCGTCGGTTCGGATGCGTTCGCGCCACTGATTCAGATTTGGACTGCGCTATCCGAGCAGCCCAGACAATTAGTGCAGTGGTACGCTAATCGGTACAATCTGATTGAACAGGTTGGTAAGGAGGAGGCTTATGCGCAAGTCCTTCGGTCCTACAACGAGAATCCGAACGGCGCGGATCTTCTTTTCCTTTCGAGGACGTGTTATGGGGGAGTAGTCCGGTTTCGAAAACGCGATGGCTTTATGTCCACACCATGCGGCGCTCACGCTCCGATCACCCCAAAGGCCTTCCGAGCACGTGTTGAGGAATGGGGTGACAGAATGAGGAATGTCCAGTTCATTCATCGGGACTACAGAGAAGCCTTTGCCGATGCCCGCGAGGGAGACTTTATCTATTGTGACCCGCCTTACTCACATAGCCAGACTATTCTCTACGGGGCACAAACCTTCCGACTTGCTGAATTATTGCAGTGTATTGAAGAGGCACGTTCAAGGGGTGCCCGAGTTGCTCTGAGCATTGATGGGAACAAGAAGTCGGGCAGCGTAATGTGTGCCCTGGACATTCCAGAAGGCTTGTTTGCTCGCGAGATCTTTGTCAATTGT